In one Diabrotica virgifera virgifera chromosome 5, PGI_DIABVI_V3a genomic region, the following are encoded:
- the LOC126884783 gene encoding tonsoku-like protein, which produces MLNMEETKLQKRKRKAQNEGNNRLLVSTCADLSDVYMKSGRFQQAIEEFKTLAEVYKLEHNQIEYGKANRAIGEAYLGLHNFKKALEHQKIYLNIAVSEKNNAEIQRAYATIGHIYLTMYLETQADADQNLNAAYKYFMRSMKVCESLTAINKLEKADMQARLFSNLGLVKDSLGDYNKAIELFTTSINICKANDIYEQLSRGYMSLAALYDKKEETSKTMHHYNLAIEAAKKLKDNIDLMCTALHTKAEALIKLGDFHAAKKTLYKAYKLNSPNIEDRKMIEKYLRAVATMCYDEDKLVVETNDNRALKKLYESMGDCACVVKNYPKAIEYYKLMLNYAERSGVSGKELATCYNSLAQTYEDNKMFKEAVQYFEKEFEFRDNIKDALDAMSKIADNKESAEESMDDVVGVYDKAIKYCQEKDNLKEERRMIARCIKYLQRIGKTSEVCRYQQKLNALKVPDREDDSSSSECESHNSSIIDDKENCLNLDDITDSDDSTEEEKPINPSVVVVGKRRSKNFAIKKNAKGESQLHVACINGKIPVVKHLLEQGHPVNVRDNTGWLPIHEACNHGFYEIVKLLLDKGAAINDRGGVKCEGITPIFDAANNGHLNIVQLLLDRGASVTIKSDNGDTPLNVLKVWHQRYPFEGEDYVLYNTVVAKMTEALKKVGENVSENVVVHEPVSGESEEVVVSEKSEDSEIESDRDSDSSSSNIPLRPSSGPNLLNEYQEIMKNLGKKSSTSNTRDIRSNVRNKPALLREKDVSFDDWLEDDLQPGKATKKRKTSLTEAVVTSSTRKRSSDSPRRNTPNKRLSDENRQISDVIATTSSSPSPTRRIFTPSNIQKNSAKRKIQTSLIDSGISKTTNSVKHRPLQTLQRHRSLENIKQSKITTFGSSKSSIEPDSTMSSPNKFSYTQIPVVQDVTPNIPVAHAISTGDLMVFVDVKVEGKVFRVPVLLAQVQTNTIGWLAEQAALKYARKECSKPELELETTTGALLSDEDPLSLLFPLGTTQAEPVVGKIVKLFETPLVGKYRDACSHMKEAVDDKLVRILEEFSVNLNLQNLGLMSNTLSPLCKALNHQTTLLDLNLSGNFLDIHCMVVLCSSLPSLVNLTSLNLKCTGLSSSHLTELVNMFSIASTRILEKLKRLDLSNNYLRNRSCEQLVEILRHLKLEHLNIANVTFSSGIFQDLHNRNMRLNLQNVKYLNISNNQLSSRDLENIISWTVANNLVDLNLSRNTLKNTTLGHYNEDFDKDDKFNSLHSLNLSRCKLTDNDLYHILRLCSNKSIVKLDVSYNIDLTAVTLRRILELPVLEEINLIGCDNILKYFSEFYEEVTESCRRKCLKLTVDFNMYSSEVDSLIENFKKLYTEPVIDKGERLLIIHSKEWEK; this is translated from the exons ATATAGCAGTGTCTGAAAAAAATAATGCAGAGATCCAGAGGGCATATGCTACTATTGGCCATATTTATCTAACTATGTATTTAGAGACTCAGGCAGATGCTGATCAAAATTTGAACGCTGCATACAAATATTTCATGAGAAGTATGAAAGTTTGTGAAAg tttGACTGCTATAAACAAATTGGAAAAGGCTGATATGCAAGCCAGACTATTTTCAAACCTGGGTCTGGTTAAAGATAGTTTAGGGGACTATAATAAGGCAATTGAGTTATTCACAACTTCTATAAACATCTGTAAGGCTAATGATATCTATGAACAGCTAAGTAGGGGATATATGTCATTAGCTGCGTTATATGACAAGAAAGAAGAGACAAGTAAAACTATGCACCATTATAATTTAGCTATAGAAGCAGCAA AAAAACTAAAGGACAACATAGATCTGATGTGTACAGCGTTGCATACAAAAGCCGAAGCtctgataaagttaggtgattTCCATGCAGCCAAAAAAACGCTGTACAAAGCCTACAAACTTAATAGTCCAAACATTGAAGATAGAAAAATGATAGAGAAGTATTTGAGAGCAG TTGCAACTATGTGTTATGACGAAGATAAACTTGTGGTAGAGACCAACGACAACAGAGCCTTGAAAAAACTCTACGAATCTATGGGCGACTGCGCATGCGTAGTTAAAAACTATCCAAAAGCTATCGAATATTACAAATTAATGTTGAATTACGCAGAAAGGAGTGGCGTGAGTGGGAAAGAATTGGCGACTTGTTACAATTCCTTGGCACAAACTTACGAAGATAACAAAATGTTTAAAGAGGCTGTGCAGTACTTCGAAAAAGAGTTTGAGTTTAGGGATAATATTAAAGACGCGCTAGACGCGATGAGTAAGATAGCAGATAATAAAGAGTCTGCAGAGGAGTCTATGGATGATGTTGTAGGGGTTTATGACAAGGCGATAAAGTATTGCCAAGAAAAAGATAATTTGAAAGAAGAACGAAGAATGATTGCAAG GTGTATCAAATATTTACAGCGTATTGGAAAAACCTCTGAGGTCTGTAGATACCAACAAAAACTGAATGCCTTGAAGGTTCCTGACAGGGAAGATGATAGTTCTTCATCTGAGTGCGAAAGTCATAACTCCAGCATAATTGACGATAAAGAAAATTGTCTCAACTTGGACGATATTACAG ATTCAGACGATTCGACAGAAGAAGAAAAACCAATAAACCCGTCCGTAGTAGTGGTAGGCAAGAGACGATCGAAAAATTTTGCCATAAAGAAAAACGCTAAAGGGGAATCCCAACTGCACGTCGCTTGCATCAACGGAAAGATTCCCGTCGTCAAGCATCTTCTAGAGCAAGGACATCCGGTGAATGTTAGAGACAATACTGGTTGGCTACCCATACACGAAGCTTGCAATCACGGTTTTTACGAAATCGTCAAACTTCTATTGGACAAAGGAGCTGCCATCAATGACAGGGGAGGAGTGAAATGTGAAG gCATTACACCCATCTTTGACGCTGCCAATAACGGTCATTTAAATATAGTCCAACTACTTTTGGACCGAGGAGCGTCAGTTACTATCAAATCGGACAATGGGGACACTCCTTTAAACGTTCTGAAAGTCTGGCATCAGAGGTATCCTTTCGAGGGCGAAGACTACGTCCTGTACAATACGGTCGTGGCCAAAATGACAGAAGCTCTAAAAAAGGTTGGAGAGAACGTGTCCGAAAACGTAGTTGTACACGAACCAGTAAGCGGTGAATCTGAAGAGGTCGTTGTTTCCGAGAAATCTGAAGACTCCGAGATCGAATCAGATCGTGATTCCGACAGTAGCTCAA GTAACATCCCTTTGAGGCCATCTTCTGGTCCAAATCTGCTAAATGAATAccaagaaattatgaaaaatctAGGGAAAAAGTCATCTACTAGCAACACAAGGGATATTAGATCAAACGTCAGGAATAAGCCAGCTTTACTAAGAGAGAAAGATGTCTCTTTTGATGACTGGTTGGAAGATGATCTTCAACCTGGGAAGGCTACCAAGAAACGGAAGACTAGTTTAACGGAAGCTGTAGTTACGTCCTCTACTAGGAAGCGGAGCTCAGATTCACCGAGAAGAAATACAC CCAACAAAAGATTGAGCGACGAGAACCGTCAAATCAGTGACGTCATCGCCACGACCTCATCGTCGCCCAGTCCCACAAGAAGAATATTCACACCCAGCAACATCCAGAAAAATAGTGCAAAAAGAAAAATCCAGACTTCGTTAATAGATTCCGGTATCAGTAAAACTACCAACAGTGTTAAACACAGACCACTTCAGACATTACAAAGGCACCGTAGCCTGGAAAATATAAAACAATCTAAAATCACAACTTTCGGGAGCAGCAAGAGCTCCATCGAACCGGATTCTACCATGTCATCTCCGAATAAGTTTTCTTATACTCAAATTCCGGTCGTTCAAGATGTAACTCCGAATATTCCAGTCGCTCATGCCATTTCTACTGGAGATTTGATGGTTTTTGTTGACGTTAAAGTAGAGGGCAAAGTTTTTCGAGTGCCTGTGTTACTGGCACAAGTGCAGACCAATACTATTGGATGGTTAGCCGAACAGGCAGCTCTAAAATACGCAAG GAAAGAATGTTCAAAACCTGAGTTAGAACTTGAGACGACGACTGGGGCCTTACTGTCAGATGAAGACCCCTTAAGTTTGTTATTTCCACTGGGTACAACCCAAGCTGAACCAGTGGTTGGAAAAATTGTTAAACTTTTCGAGACGCCCCTGGTTGGTAAATATAGAGACGCATGTTCGCACATGAAAGAAG CTGTGGACGACAAGCTTGTGAGAATACTCGAAGAATTTTCTGTAAATCTAAACTTACAAAATTTGGGCTTGATGAGCAATACTCTATCACCTCTATGCAAGGCATTGAACCATCAAACAACGCTACTAGACCTAAACTTATCAGGAAACTTCCTCGACATCCACTGCATGGTCGTTCTATGCTCAAGTCTTCCATCTTTGGTCAATCTCACGTCGCTGAACTTGAAATGCACCGGTTTGAGTAGTTCTCATCTGACGGAACTGGTGAATATGTTCTCTATCGCTTCAACTAGAATATTAGAGAAATTGAAGCGTCTAGATTTGAGTAACAACTACTTGAGGAACAGAAGTTGTGAGCAATTGGTGGAGATACTGAGGCATCTAAAACTGGAGCATTTGAATATAGCAAACGTGACCTTTAGCAGTGGTATTTTTCAAGATTTGCACAATAGGAACATGAGACTTAATCTCCAGAATGTTAAATATTTGAATATAAGCAATAATCAGTTAAGTAGTAGAGACTTGGAGAATATAATTTCTTGGACTGTTGCAAATAACTTAGTCGATTTAAATTTGTCGAGGAATACTCTCAAAAATACCACTTTGGGACACTACAATGAGGATTTCGATAAAGACGACAAATTCAATTCACTACACTCTTTGAATTTGTCCAGATGTAAACTCACTGATAATGATCTGTACCACATACTTAG GTTATGTTCCAATAAGTCAATCGTGAAGTTAGACGTTTCATATAACATTGACCTGACTGCAGTAACCTTGCGACGGATTCTGGAACTACCCGTTCTAGAAGAAATCAATCTTATAGGCTGTGATAATATTTTGAAATACTTTTCCGAATTCTACGAAGAAGTTACAGAGAGTTGTAGGAGGAAGTGCCTTAAACTGACTGTAGATTTTAATATGTATTCTAGTGAAGTTGATAGTTTAATCGAAAATTTTAAGAAGTTGTATACCGAACCAGTGATTGATAAAGGAGAAAGATTGCTAATAATACACTCGAAAGAGTGGGAAAAGTGA